Proteins co-encoded in one Sandaracinaceae bacterium genomic window:
- a CDS encoding SulP family inorganic anion transporter, with the protein MAGVVVFLVALPLCLGIAIACGVPPVSGLIAGIIGGAVVPLISRSHVSVSGPAAGLTSIVLVEVGRIGLGAFLTATALAGVFQVILGALRAGRFSTLVPSAVVKGMLAAIGATIILKQLPVGAGVEALADIPAGFHPGSLLITVVSLVILFGWERTPLARVKWLPSALIVVLLGAVLGVAFEGIPALAMTSAQLVSVPTEGAGALIAALPRPDLAALGASATWVAAVTVAVVASIETLLSIQAVDRIDTLRRKSPPDRELLAQGVANVASGLAGGLPVTAVIVRSGANVAAGGRERWSSIFHAVLLMVAVLALGPLLNRIPLACLAAVLIKVGFGLCNPRLFRAQYRLGIDQLLPFGVTIAAILATDLLEGVIIGIIAGVIFVLRQNARDVVRMEQVDGTWNLTFHRDGTFVAKPAIQSAIDQIGDGDRVRIDCTGEYIDPDVKELLAAFQVEAASRSIVVEVIGVDLTQVSASAH; encoded by the coding sequence ATGGCGGGTGTCGTCGTGTTCCTCGTCGCGCTGCCCCTCTGCCTCGGCATCGCCATCGCGTGCGGGGTGCCGCCGGTCTCCGGCCTCATCGCCGGAATCATTGGCGGTGCTGTGGTCCCGCTCATCAGCCGCAGCCATGTCTCGGTCAGCGGCCCCGCCGCAGGCCTCACCTCCATCGTCTTGGTGGAGGTCGGCCGCATCGGCCTCGGCGCCTTTCTCACCGCCACCGCGCTTGCTGGCGTCTTTCAGGTCATCCTCGGAGCGCTGCGCGCCGGGCGGTTCTCCACGCTGGTCCCGTCGGCCGTGGTCAAAGGCATGCTCGCCGCCATCGGTGCGACCATCATCCTGAAGCAGCTGCCGGTCGGGGCAGGCGTCGAGGCGCTCGCTGACATCCCCGCTGGTTTCCACCCTGGCTCGCTGTTGATCACCGTGGTCAGCCTCGTGATCCTCTTCGGTTGGGAGCGGACCCCGCTCGCCCGGGTGAAGTGGCTCCCTTCAGCGCTCATCGTCGTCCTCCTCGGCGCCGTGCTGGGCGTGGCGTTCGAGGGCATCCCTGCGCTGGCCATGACCAGTGCCCAGCTAGTCTCGGTTCCCACCGAGGGAGCGGGCGCACTCATCGCGGCGTTGCCGCGCCCTGACCTGGCAGCCCTCGGCGCGTCAGCCACCTGGGTCGCTGCGGTCACCGTCGCGGTCGTCGCGAGCATCGAGACCCTGCTGTCCATTCAGGCTGTGGACCGCATCGACACGCTGCGCCGGAAGAGCCCGCCCGACCGCGAGCTGCTCGCCCAGGGCGTCGCCAACGTCGCGTCCGGCCTCGCCGGTGGGTTGCCGGTCACGGCGGTCATCGTTCGAAGCGGCGCCAACGTGGCGGCGGGCGGACGTGAGCGCTGGTCATCCATCTTCCATGCGGTGCTCCTGATGGTCGCCGTGCTCGCGCTCGGACCGCTGCTCAACCGCATTCCGCTAGCGTGCCTCGCGGCAGTGTTGATCAAGGTCGGCTTCGGGCTCTGCAACCCGCGCTTGTTCCGTGCGCAGTACCGGCTCGGCATCGACCAGCTGCTTCCATTTGGGGTAACCATCGCTGCGATCCTGGCCACCGATCTGCTGGAAGGTGTGATCATCGGGATCATCGCCGGCGTGATCTTCGTCCTTCGCCAGAACGCGCGCGACGTCGTGCGAATGGAGCAGGTCGACGGAACATGGAATCTCACCTTTCATCGTGATGGAACCTTCGTCGCAAAGCCGGCCATCCAGAGTGCCATCGACCAGATCGGCGACGGAGACAGGGTGCGCATCGACTGCACCGGTGAGTACATCGACCCTGATGTGAAGGAGCTGCTCGCCGCGTTTCAGGTCGAAGCGGCTTCACGGAGCATCGTCGTCGAGGTGATCGGCGTCGACCTCACTCAAGTGAGTGCGAGCGCCCATTGA
- a CDS encoding sigma-54-dependent Fis family transcriptional regulator: MPTGTSPSARKPSAAGQRVLVVEDDAAMRDLLEETLQQEGFEVFTAADAASALLELEAESVHAVVTDLNLGGVNGIELCQRVHALDATLPVVLITAFGSLDAAVGAVRAGAYDFITKPFKMEQLVLALRRAANLRDIQSELSALRASVARASAFGTLVGESEPMRKLRATLDRVARSDAAVLILGESGTGKELIAKSIHANSVRAKGPFVAVNMSAIPATLIESELFGHARGAFTSAHGKHDGLFVQANGGTLFLDEVGELPLDLQPKLLRALEQGSVRPVGGEHDVRFDVRIIAATHRDLAARVEEGTFREDLYFRLNVLDIHAPPLRARGRDVLTLAQHFLEPLARAAKRPELSLSPDAAQRLLEYTWPGNVRELKNCIERAVALSRTDHISLADLPERIRDFDPGHLVVVSRDIDALLPLEVIERRYVLHVLDACGGNRTVAAEVLGMGRKTLYRKLLEWEGERGSSRPGTAS, encoded by the coding sequence ATGCCGACCGGAACGTCGCCGAGTGCTCGCAAGCCATCTGCCGCAGGCCAGCGTGTGTTGGTCGTGGAAGACGACGCCGCGATGCGCGATCTCCTCGAGGAGACGCTGCAGCAAGAGGGGTTCGAGGTGTTCACCGCGGCGGACGCGGCCTCGGCCCTGCTCGAGCTGGAGGCCGAGTCGGTGCATGCCGTGGTCACGGACCTCAACCTCGGCGGCGTGAACGGCATCGAGCTGTGTCAGCGGGTGCACGCGTTGGACGCCACGCTGCCGGTAGTGCTGATCACCGCGTTCGGAAGCCTGGACGCGGCGGTGGGCGCAGTGCGCGCCGGGGCCTACGACTTCATCACCAAGCCGTTCAAGATGGAGCAGCTGGTGCTGGCGCTGCGGCGAGCCGCCAACCTGCGCGACATCCAGTCGGAGCTCAGCGCGCTGCGCGCGTCGGTGGCGCGGGCAAGCGCGTTCGGGACGCTCGTGGGGGAGAGCGAGCCCATGCGCAAGCTGCGCGCCACGCTCGACCGCGTGGCTCGCTCGGACGCCGCGGTGCTCATTCTCGGCGAGAGCGGCACGGGCAAGGAGCTCATCGCCAAGTCCATCCACGCCAACAGCGTCCGCGCGAAGGGGCCCTTCGTGGCCGTGAACATGAGCGCCATCCCGGCCACGCTCATCGAGAGCGAGCTCTTCGGGCACGCGCGCGGGGCGTTCACCAGCGCGCATGGCAAGCACGACGGGCTCTTCGTGCAGGCCAACGGCGGGACGCTCTTCCTGGACGAGGTGGGCGAGCTGCCGCTCGACCTCCAGCCCAAGCTGCTGCGCGCGCTCGAGCAGGGGTCCGTGCGTCCGGTGGGCGGCGAGCACGACGTGCGCTTCGACGTCCGCATCATCGCGGCCACCCATCGGGATCTCGCCGCGCGCGTGGAAGAGGGTACCTTCCGGGAGGACCTCTACTTCCGGCTGAACGTCCTCGACATCCACGCGCCACCGCTGCGCGCACGCGGGCGCGACGTGCTCACGCTGGCGCAGCACTTCCTCGAGCCGTTGGCGCGCGCCGCCAAGCGCCCCGAGCTGAGCCTCTCGCCGGACGCCGCTCAGCGCCTGCTGGAGTACACCTGGCCGGGCAACGTGCGCGAGCTGAAGAACTGCATCGAGCGTGCGGTGGCGCTCTCACGCACGGACCACATCTCGCTGGCCGACCTGCCCGAGCGCATCCGCGACTTCGACCCCGGGCACCTCGTGGTGGTGTCGCGCGACATCGACGCGCTCCTGCCCCTCGAGGTCATCGAGCGCCGCTACGTGCTGCACGTGCTGGACGCGTGCGGCGGGAACCGCACCGTGGCCGCCGAGGTGCTCGGGATGGGCCGCAAGACGCTGTATCGCAAGCTGCTCGAGTGGGAGGGTGAGCGTGGATCGTCACGCCCGGGGACAGCGAGCTGA
- the polA gene encoding DNA polymerase I: MIDQAATLPPKGDPKTLYLIDISSYVFRAYHALPPLSNSRGEPTHAVQGVTSMLLKLINEHEPAYVVVAHDAPGPSFRKAIFAPYKATRPPAPPDLSQQMVRVKEVAAAWGLHPLELPGFEADDIIASITRQAREAGLSVVIVSADKDLLQLVTEGVTMYDTMREKVFGRAETIERMGVPPEQVRDLLALMGDSSDNVPGVKGVGQKTAAKLLEDHGSLDGIYAAIDEIKQKALKQKLIDHREEAYLSREVVSLRYDVDVPLRLDAARYDGGDALALRKLFTELEFTRMLAQMDPVPSVEGHYQLVTEEADLEPLGAAIREAGQLSIHSVVARDDARRGELLGVALTATEGVGAYVPVARLGHAGVAQQALEAFLAPLLANSLLPKIGDVKREHLVWGTRGLVLRGERFDPTIASYLLDPGRHAHGLGDIARAELDAELVSLESVLGKGKGKVAIEDLTGAELVDYAGQRADFQLRLAKLLAPRMDQGDFRRLMFDIELPLARVLAGMERVGIQLNVAPLAAMTETVTRELAVLEARCHELAGVRFNVGSPKQLENVLFDVLGLPVVKKTKTGRSTDSSVLEELAPLHPLPDAIMEHRSLAKLLSTYIEALPREVDPHTGRVHTHYNQAVAATGRISSSDPNLQNIPIRTPIGRSIRECFVAADGCLLMAADYSQIELRVLAHLSQDPELLEAYQTGSDVHVRTATALFGVPADQVTRDQRGQAKTVNFAVIYGQTQFALARNLKIERGEAKRYIDAFFERYAGVQRYMERLVEEAHRTGFVTTELGRKRTLNDIRSRNHNLRAGAERIARNTPIQGTAADIIKIAMVRIESELRRAHLATRMLLSVHDELVFEVPVAERQAAEALVRRCMEGAMTLSVPLVVDIGVGANWVVAH, translated from the coding sequence ATGATCGACCAGGCCGCGACGCTTCCTCCCAAGGGGGACCCCAAGACCCTCTACCTGATCGACATCAGCTCCTACGTCTTCCGCGCGTACCACGCGCTGCCGCCGCTCTCGAACAGCCGTGGCGAGCCCACGCACGCCGTGCAGGGCGTGACGTCCATGTTGCTCAAGCTCATCAACGAACATGAGCCAGCGTACGTGGTGGTGGCGCACGATGCGCCCGGGCCTTCGTTCCGGAAGGCCATCTTCGCCCCCTACAAGGCCACCCGCCCGCCGGCGCCGCCGGACCTCAGCCAGCAGATGGTGCGCGTGAAGGAGGTGGCCGCCGCGTGGGGGCTTCACCCACTCGAGCTCCCCGGGTTCGAGGCGGACGACATCATCGCCAGCATCACGCGGCAGGCGCGCGAGGCAGGGCTCAGCGTGGTCATCGTCAGCGCCGACAAGGACCTGCTCCAGCTCGTGACGGAGGGCGTCACCATGTACGACACCATGCGCGAGAAGGTCTTCGGGCGCGCCGAGACCATCGAGCGCATGGGGGTACCGCCCGAGCAGGTTCGCGACCTGCTGGCGCTGATGGGCGACTCCTCCGACAACGTGCCCGGCGTGAAGGGGGTGGGCCAGAAGACCGCCGCGAAGCTGCTCGAGGACCACGGCTCGCTCGACGGGATCTATGCGGCCATCGACGAGATCAAGCAGAAGGCGCTGAAGCAGAAGCTCATCGACCACCGGGAGGAGGCCTACCTGTCCCGCGAGGTGGTGAGCCTGCGCTACGACGTGGACGTGCCGCTGCGCCTGGACGCCGCGCGCTACGACGGGGGCGACGCCCTCGCGCTCCGCAAGCTCTTCACCGAGCTGGAGTTCACCCGCATGTTGGCGCAGATGGACCCCGTGCCCAGCGTGGAGGGCCACTATCAGCTGGTCACGGAAGAAGCGGACCTCGAGCCTCTGGGCGCCGCGATTCGCGAGGCTGGGCAGCTGTCCATCCACAGCGTGGTCGCGCGCGACGACGCGCGGCGCGGTGAGCTGCTGGGGGTGGCCCTGACCGCGACCGAGGGTGTGGGTGCCTATGTCCCCGTGGCGCGGCTCGGGCACGCGGGCGTGGCCCAGCAGGCCCTCGAGGCGTTCCTCGCGCCGCTGCTGGCCAACTCGCTCCTGCCCAAGATCGGCGACGTAAAGCGCGAGCATCTGGTGTGGGGGACGCGTGGGCTCGTCCTGCGCGGCGAGCGCTTCGATCCCACCATCGCCAGCTACCTGCTGGATCCCGGGCGCCACGCGCACGGGCTCGGTGACATCGCGCGGGCGGAGCTCGACGCCGAACTGGTGTCGCTCGAGAGCGTGCTGGGGAAGGGCAAGGGCAAGGTCGCCATCGAGGACCTGACCGGCGCGGAGCTGGTGGACTACGCGGGGCAGCGTGCGGACTTCCAGCTGCGCCTCGCCAAGCTGCTGGCGCCCCGCATGGACCAGGGGGACTTCCGGCGGCTGATGTTCGACATCGAGCTGCCGCTGGCGCGCGTGCTGGCGGGCATGGAGCGCGTCGGCATCCAGCTCAACGTGGCGCCGCTCGCGGCCATGACGGAGACGGTCACGCGCGAGCTCGCCGTCCTCGAGGCGCGTTGCCACGAGCTCGCGGGGGTGCGCTTCAATGTGGGCTCACCCAAGCAGCTCGAGAACGTGCTCTTCGACGTTCTAGGGCTGCCCGTGGTCAAGAAGACCAAGACCGGGCGCAGCACGGACTCGAGCGTGCTCGAGGAGCTGGCCCCGCTGCACCCGCTGCCCGACGCCATCATGGAGCACCGCTCGCTCGCGAAGCTGCTGAGCACCTACATCGAGGCCTTGCCGCGCGAGGTCGACCCGCACACCGGCCGCGTGCATACGCACTACAACCAGGCTGTGGCGGCCACGGGGCGCATCTCGTCCAGCGACCCCAACCTGCAGAACATCCCCATTCGCACGCCCATCGGGCGCAGCATCCGGGAGTGCTTCGTGGCGGCCGACGGCTGCCTGCTCATGGCCGCGGACTACTCGCAGATCGAGCTGCGCGTGCTGGCCCACCTGAGCCAGGACCCCGAGCTGCTGGAGGCCTACCAAACGGGCAGCGACGTGCACGTGCGCACGGCCACGGCGCTCTTCGGCGTGCCGGCCGACCAAGTGACGCGCGACCAGCGCGGCCAGGCCAAGACGGTGAACTTCGCGGTCATCTACGGGCAGACCCAGTTCGCCCTGGCACGCAACCTCAAGATCGAGCGCGGCGAGGCCAAGCGCTACATCGACGCGTTCTTCGAGCGCTACGCCGGCGTGCAGCGCTACATGGAGCGGCTGGTGGAGGAGGCCCATCGCACGGGCTTCGTGACCACCGAGCTGGGCCGCAAGCGCACGCTCAACGACATCCGCAGCCGCAACCACAACCTGCGCGCCGGAGCCGAGCGCATCGCCCGCAACACCCCCATCCAGGGCACCGCCGCCGACATCATCAAGATCGCCATGGTGCGCATCGAGAGCGAGCTGCGCCGCGCCCACCTCGCCACCCGCATGCTGCTCAGCGTCCACGACGAGCTGGTGTTCGAAGTCCCGGTGGCAGAGCGTCAGGCCGCCGAGGCGTTGGTCCGCCGCTGCATGGAGGGCGCCATGACGCTCAGCGTGCCGCTGGTGGTGGACATCGGCGTGGGCGCGAACTGGGTGGTCGCTCACTGA
- a CDS encoding glycosyltransferase, with translation MGILATILLVCAAGALAFFYLGVWSTVRHTSLPIPTLADEAAYPPISLLKPIKGTEEALEQNLRSFFEQDYPAPFELVFASCEDGDPGIALARRVARDYPNVPVTFVRSDVSFGLNPKVANLKGAMDAAQYDLVLQSDANVRARPTYVRDIVGELVSHDASLLSSMVVGVGEKTVTAAMENLQLGAMIAPATCTALHVAGVTCVIGKSMLLRRSELEALGGLELVRDILCEDFILGETYRAAGKRLVLSSHTVENVNEVLSLEAFLARHSRWLKMRVVIHVGSFVADIFANPVFLSAAAVLASDFDRRALAAFGLAVVLKGVGDAFLVRVCRGTAMPVRFLLIAPFKDLLMGFVWFYSAFSRSVTWRGKKLRFGKGSQLRQDDGTLPVRVARRIFSGEQPR, from the coding sequence ATGGGCATCCTCGCAACGATCCTGCTGGTCTGCGCCGCCGGCGCCCTCGCCTTCTTCTATCTGGGGGTGTGGTCCACCGTGCGGCACACGTCGCTGCCCATCCCCACCCTCGCGGATGAAGCGGCGTACCCCCCCATCTCGCTGCTCAAGCCCATCAAGGGCACCGAAGAGGCGCTCGAGCAGAACCTGCGCAGCTTCTTCGAGCAGGACTACCCCGCCCCCTTCGAGCTGGTCTTCGCCAGCTGTGAAGACGGCGACCCGGGCATCGCGCTCGCCCGCCGCGTGGCGCGTGACTACCCGAACGTCCCGGTCACCTTCGTGCGCTCGGACGTGAGCTTCGGCCTCAACCCCAAGGTGGCCAACCTCAAGGGCGCCATGGACGCCGCCCAGTACGACCTGGTGCTGCAGTCGGACGCCAACGTGCGTGCGCGCCCCACCTACGTGCGGGACATCGTGGGCGAGCTGGTCTCGCACGACGCGTCGCTGCTCAGCAGCATGGTGGTAGGCGTGGGCGAGAAGACCGTCACCGCCGCCATGGAGAACCTGCAGCTGGGCGCCATGATCGCCCCGGCCACCTGCACGGCGCTGCACGTCGCCGGCGTCACCTGCGTCATCGGCAAGTCCATGCTGCTGCGCCGCTCGGAGCTCGAGGCGCTCGGGGGCCTCGAGCTGGTGCGCGACATCCTGTGCGAGGACTTCATTCTCGGTGAGACCTACCGCGCGGCGGGCAAGCGTCTGGTGCTGTCGTCGCACACGGTCGAGAACGTGAACGAAGTGCTCTCGCTCGAGGCCTTCCTGGCGCGGCACTCGCGCTGGCTGAAGATGCGCGTGGTCATCCACGTGGGCTCGTTCGTGGCGGACATCTTTGCCAACCCCGTCTTTCTGTCGGCCGCCGCGGTGCTGGCCAGTGACTTCGACCGTCGTGCCCTGGCCGCGTTCGGCTTGGCCGTGGTGCTCAAGGGCGTGGGCGACGCCTTCCTCGTGCGCGTCTGCCGCGGCACCGCCATGCCGGTGCGCTTCCTGCTCATCGCGCCCTTCAAAGACCTGCTCATGGGCTTCGTCTGGTTCTACAGCGCGTTCTCCCGCAGCGTGACCTGGCGCGGCAAGAAGCTGCGCTTCGGCAAGGGCAGCCAGCTCCGCCAGGACGACGGCACCCTGCCCGTGCGGGTGGCGCGGCGGATCTTCTCGGGCGAACAGCCGCGCTGA
- a CDS encoding serine/threonine protein kinase, whose amino-acid sequence MCPRDGTPLEDAPGFRDGIPVDLAEDLEGKRLADRFDVGEIVATGGMGTVYRATQLGLGRAVALKVLRQHSAWDRDTVQRFHREAKTMSLLVHPNTVRVIDFGETPEGLLFLAMEYLEGRTLSQAIRDRELGVQDAVDITAQILSSLKEAHDKGVIHRDLKPDNIFLTEDPASDEPLVKVLDFGIAKIVGGDISVDALETQAGTVFGTPKYMSPEQAQGHELDGRSDLYAVGALLYAMLTGSPPFDDPDAVVVMAQHIRKMPVSPRQRVPSAPIPPALDRVVMKALAKSPEDRFRDAGAFLEALNAASPAVRAFASASRVTRAIDRAWRQPKVRRAGVGALAGSLAVVALAALVLTLTFREDARVTAAAVAAEAPNVADAALVGAFADVSQPSRAGGTVQVNATLETSPPGAEVWADGVLMGTTPIVAPLPAGAALEVELRLEGHTPQRHLFAAIEAPQRVTLTRARRRPAGREAASPSAMRPGASAYERFD is encoded by the coding sequence GTGTGCCCACGTGACGGCACTCCTCTCGAGGACGCGCCCGGCTTTCGGGACGGCATCCCCGTGGACCTGGCCGAGGACCTCGAAGGCAAGCGCTTGGCCGACCGCTTCGACGTGGGCGAGATCGTCGCCACGGGCGGCATGGGCACGGTCTACCGCGCCACGCAGCTGGGCCTCGGGCGGGCGGTGGCGCTGAAGGTGCTGCGCCAGCACTCGGCCTGGGACCGCGACACGGTGCAGCGCTTCCACCGCGAAGCCAAGACCATGAGCCTGCTGGTGCACCCCAACACGGTGCGCGTCATCGACTTCGGCGAGACGCCCGAGGGGCTGCTGTTCCTGGCCATGGAGTACCTCGAGGGGCGCACGCTCAGCCAGGCCATCCGTGACCGTGAGCTGGGCGTGCAGGACGCCGTGGACATCACCGCCCAGATCCTGAGCTCGCTGAAAGAAGCCCACGACAAGGGCGTGATCCACCGCGACCTCAAGCCGGACAACATCTTTCTCACGGAAGACCCGGCCTCCGACGAGCCGCTGGTGAAGGTGCTGGACTTCGGCATCGCCAAGATCGTGGGCGGGGACATCAGCGTGGACGCGCTCGAGACCCAGGCCGGCACGGTCTTCGGCACCCCCAAGTACATGTCGCCAGAGCAGGCGCAGGGGCACGAGCTCGATGGGCGCAGCGACCTCTATGCCGTGGGCGCGCTGCTCTACGCCATGCTCACGGGCTCGCCGCCCTTCGACGACCCCGACGCCGTGGTGGTCATGGCGCAGCACATCCGCAAGATGCCCGTCTCGCCGCGGCAGCGCGTGCCCAGCGCGCCCATCCCGCCGGCCCTCGACCGCGTGGTCATGAAGGCCCTGGCCAAGTCTCCGGAGGATCGGTTCCGGGACGCGGGCGCCTTCCTCGAGGCGCTCAATGCCGCGAGCCCCGCCGTGCGCGCGTTCGCCTCGGCCAGTCGGGTCACGCGCGCCATCGACCGCGCGTGGCGCCAGCCCAAGGTGCGCCGCGCCGGCGTGGGAGCGCTGGCCGGGTCGCTGGCCGTGGTGGCTTTGGCGGCGCTGGTGCTCACGCTCACGTTTCGTGAGGATGCTCGGGTGACCGCGGCGGCCGTAGCCGCGGAGGCTCCGAACGTGGCAGACGCGGCGCTAGTGGGGGCCTTCGCCGACGTGAGCCAGCCCTCGCGAGCCGGCGGTACCGTTCAGGTGAACGCCACGCTCGAGACGTCTCCGCCCGGCGCCGAGGTGTGGGCGGACGGCGTGCTGATGGGCACCACGCCCATCGTGGCTCCGCTTCCGGCGGGCGCGGCGTTGGAGGTGGAGCTGCGCCTCGAAGGGCACACGCCGCAGCGTCACCTGTTCGCGGCCATCGAGGCACCACAGCGTGTGACGCTCACGCGTGCGCGTCGTCGTCCGGCGGGCCGCGAAGCGGCCTCGCCCAGCGCCATGCGCCCGGGCGCCTCTGCCTACGAGCGCTTCGACTGA
- a CDS encoding putative metal-binding motif-containing protein, which yields MSWVAIAALLASALAVPGCAFLVSDDPIRCEAVAGEADPCPRDRVCISGFCVPAPVCVPATELCNGLDDDCDTFLDEGHDDDGDGFSWCGAGLADEADCDDTRTDVHPGSVRRSIAEADELCDSRDNDCDESVDEDRGSLCAALEQCFAGVGCAVPDCTYPGFECDAGDACDVDAAPPTCVTGVCTPQSCMAPEVCDAATGSCVRPLPLDSACVVSAQCEEGACVPSRALTGGAGSVCAKACCEDAQCPAGRICWASPSGARACVLPSAIGSARGTSPLGATCSTSAECASARCLDGLCRETCGRNADCDGGDSCALLPSEDVDPAQALSCVDITGGEIGAACTPSAPCASKMCVLRIESGESICLGGCHTSADCPSDMYCGSVSVRGPDAAQTNVQACEPRLHPGGALTGVACSMAWSCRDLACIGGLCADTCCSDTQCPVGFACEPVNRGRDDYEMRCIPR from the coding sequence ATGTCTTGGGTTGCGATTGCTGCGCTCCTGGCGTCCGCGCTCGCCGTCCCGGGCTGCGCGTTCCTGGTCTCGGACGACCCGATTCGCTGCGAGGCGGTCGCCGGTGAGGCCGACCCATGCCCGCGTGACCGGGTGTGTATCAGCGGGTTCTGCGTGCCCGCGCCCGTGTGCGTGCCCGCCACGGAGCTGTGCAACGGGCTCGACGACGACTGCGACACGTTCCTCGACGAGGGCCACGACGACGACGGCGACGGCTTCTCATGGTGCGGCGCCGGACTGGCCGACGAAGCGGACTGCGACGATACACGGACGGACGTGCACCCCGGGAGCGTGCGGCGGTCCATCGCCGAGGCAGACGAGCTGTGCGACTCGCGTGACAACGACTGTGACGAGAGCGTGGACGAGGACCGTGGCAGCCTCTGCGCTGCGCTCGAGCAGTGCTTCGCAGGGGTGGGCTGCGCGGTCCCGGACTGCACCTACCCCGGGTTCGAGTGTGACGCGGGCGACGCGTGCGACGTGGACGCGGCGCCGCCCACCTGCGTGACGGGCGTATGCACCCCACAGAGCTGCATGGCCCCCGAGGTGTGCGATGCGGCCACCGGGTCCTGCGTGCGCCCCCTGCCGCTCGACTCGGCGTGCGTGGTCTCGGCGCAGTGCGAAGAGGGCGCGTGCGTCCCGAGCCGAGCGTTGACGGGCGGCGCAGGCAGCGTCTGCGCGAAGGCGTGCTGCGAGGACGCACAGTGTCCCGCGGGCCGCATCTGCTGGGCATCTCCGAGCGGCGCGCGGGCGTGCGTGCTCCCGAGCGCCATCGGGTCCGCGAGGGGGACTTCGCCGCTGGGCGCCACCTGCAGCACCTCGGCCGAGTGCGCGAGCGCGCGCTGCCTCGACGGGCTCTGCCGGGAGACCTGCGGGCGCAACGCGGACTGCGATGGGGGCGACTCGTGCGCGCTCTTGCCCAGCGAAGACGTGGACCCGGCACAGGCCCTCTCGTGTGTGGACATCACGGGCGGCGAGATTGGGGCGGCCTGCACGCCGTCCGCCCCCTGCGCCTCCAAGATGTGCGTGCTGCGCATCGAGTCCGGTGAGTCCATCTGCCTCGGCGGCTGTCACACGTCGGCCGACTGCCCGAGCGACATGTACTGCGGCAGCGTGAGCGTGCGCGGGCCCGACGCGGCCCAGACCAACGTGCAGGCGTGCGAGCCGCGCCTCCACCCGGGCGGTGCGCTGACCGGCGTGGCGTGTTCCATGGCCTGGTCATGCCGTGATCTCGCCTGCATCGGTGGCCTGTGCGCGGACACGTGCTGCTCCGACACGCAGTGCCCGGTGGGCTTCGCGTGTGAGCCGGTCAACCGCGGGCGCGACGACTACGAGATGCGCTGCATCCCGCGTTGA
- a CDS encoding tetratricopeptide repeat protein, with product MRPRTVICAILIVCTSWVGTPEAAAQSREALTHYERGREHYQAGRYREAAEELERAHALDPESPTLAYNLARVYELMNDFERAVFYYSRLIEMTPPSDEQHVSALAALERVRGAQAAIDTQRAADEAAQAEREAEDARQREEDLRLAREQATIETETRLRVRGRADAAFYASAFAGIGALGGGTVLGLYALRRDNEADDWVVGPNHTARARSNAQASARRMAIGADLLLGTGVAAGVSALLLYYLRERHPHDETARSLRLTIEPTARGATLHLGGLL from the coding sequence ATGCGCCCCCGCACAGTCATCTGCGCGATCCTCATCGTCTGTACGAGCTGGGTCGGAACGCCCGAAGCGGCGGCCCAGTCACGCGAAGCCCTCACCCACTACGAGCGCGGGCGCGAGCATTACCAAGCCGGGCGCTACCGCGAGGCCGCCGAAGAGCTGGAGCGTGCCCACGCACTGGATCCGGAGTCCCCCACGCTGGCCTACAACCTGGCGCGCGTGTACGAGCTGATGAACGACTTCGAGCGCGCGGTCTTCTACTACTCCCGGCTCATCGAGATGACCCCTCCCAGCGACGAGCAGCACGTCTCCGCGTTGGCCGCGCTAGAGCGGGTGCGAGGGGCACAGGCCGCGATCGACACGCAGCGCGCGGCGGACGAGGCCGCCCAGGCCGAACGAGAAGCCGAAGACGCGCGGCAGCGCGAAGAAGACCTGCGCCTGGCGCGCGAGCAGGCCACCATCGAGACCGAGACCCGCCTCCGGGTGCGCGGCCGGGCCGACGCGGCCTTCTACGCCAGCGCCTTCGCGGGCATCGGCGCGCTGGGCGGCGGCACGGTGCTGGGCCTCTACGCGCTGCGCCGGGACAACGAAGCGGACGACTGGGTGGTGGGCCCCAACCACACGGCGCGGGCGCGGTCGAACGCGCAGGCCAGCGCGCGGCGCATGGCCATCGGCGCAGACCTCCTGCTGGGCACGGGCGTGGCGGCGGGGGTCAGCGCGCTGCTGCTGTACTACCTACGTGAACGCCACCCCCACGACGAGACCGCGCGGTCGTTGCGGCTGACGATCGAGCCGACAGCGCGCGGCGCCACGCTGCACCTTGGGGGCCTGCTTTGA